The following are encoded in a window of Amphibacillus xylanus NBRC 15112 genomic DNA:
- a CDS encoding methyl-accepting chemotaxis protein, with amino-acid sequence MKKRTYTFQERNRLLISLCLIAVIIAGGILALGKFPLETVMMIVGFGVGTLIILFVFYKIEKLTTLIPFVIILSVNIMTFLMLENRPSITTYLITYFGLAIITLYHRSLYLLVSGAFGLLITNIFLLRYGESAITNFSPTYYVSFNLVFLLVTLILIYQSMIGKNIQAQAFDAAKASEQAKEETLELVKQIKYTVEQLDQLNDQLSENATLTNHYSNELTSTFREISGGVESQTHSANEMNESIVAMNEEVSVISDQTTEMNNNAIETSEIVASGSKDVHQLNDTILVVDERLSETVTEMSELNEATAQVGQVLETISDIADQTNLLALNAAIEASRAGEAGRGFAVVAQEVRKLAEHSIESTEQISQILGLIQAKTVAATNRVNESIEIFSKGKKLTDETNQAFQKIDQFIDHLRQSATDLNERMNILTESSANVVDEVNHVSSTSEQLTASVQEVFANIEDQNNRMNELNQRVIEMAQLTDHLRQSLQTNAE; translated from the coding sequence ATGAAGAAAAGAACGTATACCTTTCAAGAAAGAAATCGACTGTTAATTAGTCTTTGCTTAATTGCAGTTATTATAGCTGGAGGTATCTTAGCGTTAGGTAAGTTTCCACTAGAAACTGTTATGATGATTGTTGGTTTTGGGGTAGGAACGCTAATTATTTTATTTGTATTTTATAAAATTGAAAAGCTTACAACATTGATCCCTTTTGTTATTATCTTAAGCGTAAATATAATGACATTTCTTATGCTTGAAAATCGACCGTCAATCACGACTTATTTAATTACATATTTCGGCTTAGCCATTATTACATTGTACCATCGTTCTCTATACTTATTAGTTTCAGGTGCTTTCGGTCTATTAATTACTAATATCTTTTTACTTCGTTATGGAGAAAGCGCCATCACAAACTTTTCGCCAACATATTATGTATCGTTTAATCTTGTTTTTCTGTTAGTAACATTGATTTTAATCTATCAAAGTATGATAGGAAAGAATATACAAGCTCAAGCATTTGATGCGGCTAAAGCTTCTGAACAGGCAAAGGAAGAAACCTTGGAGCTAGTTAAGCAAATAAAATATACTGTTGAGCAGCTTGATCAACTCAATGATCAATTGTCTGAAAATGCAACTTTAACGAATCATTACTCTAATGAATTGACGTCAACTTTTAGAGAAATTTCTGGAGGTGTAGAAAGTCAAACGCATAGCGCTAATGAAATGAATGAATCAATTGTTGCAATGAATGAGGAAGTATCAGTTATTTCTGACCAAACAACAGAAATGAACAACAATGCGATAGAAACTAGTGAAATTGTTGCAAGTGGTTCGAAAGATGTACATCAGTTGAATGATACCATTTTAGTCGTTGATGAAAGACTAAGTGAAACTGTTACTGAGATGTCAGAATTAAATGAAGCTACTGCTCAGGTAGGTCAAGTCCTAGAAACAATTTCTGATATTGCTGATCAAACGAATCTTCTAGCATTAAATGCTGCGATTGAAGCATCACGAGCAGGGGAAGCTGGAAGAGGCTTTGCTGTAGTAGCCCAAGAAGTTAGGAAACTAGCAGAACACTCGATTGAATCGACAGAGCAAATTAGTCAGATTTTAGGATTAATTCAAGCTAAAACAGTAGCTGCGACAAATCGAGTTAATGAGAGTATCGAGATTTTTAGTAAAGGTAAGAAATTAACTGACGAAACAAATCAAGCGTTCCAAAAAATTGATCAGTTCATTGACCATCTCCGACAGTCGGCGACTGATCTTAATGAGCGAATGAATATTTTAACAGAGTCATCAGCAAATGTAGTCGATGAAGTTAATCATGTTTCTAGTACTTCAGAACAGCTAACAGCTTCCGTTCAAGAAGTGTTTGCAAATATTGAGGATCAAAATAATAGAATGAATGAATTGAATCAAAGAGTGATTGAAATGGCACAATTAACAGATCACTTACGTCAATCACTACAGACAAATGCTGAATAG
- a CDS encoding xylulokinase, producing MSQQIRQSIEAGKTSLGIELGSTRIKAVLIGEDHNPIAVGSHEWENSLVDGIWTYSVDEIWNGLQNSYQEVAQVVKDKYGVPLKKIGSLGFSAMMHGYMAFDKNDQLLVPFRTWRNNITEQSSKVLTELFNYNIPQRWTIAHLYQAILNQEDHISELNHVTTLAGYVHWKLTGEKVLGVGEASGVFPIDLNTKSFNQTMIDQFNELVAPRQLPWKLEDLLANVLVAGEHAGTLTEAGAKLLDPTGQLEAGVPLCPPEGDAGTGMVATNSVAERTGNVSAGTSVFAMVVLEKELEKVHTEIDLVTTPTGSLVAMSHSNNCTSDLNAWVNLFAEYSEAMGMEVDMNEIYGTLYNLALKGDKDTGGLLSYGYLSGEHITGFEHGRPLFVRSSNSKFTLANFMRTHLFSALGAMKMGMDILLKEEKVQLDEILGHGGLFKTKGVGQQIMAAALNTPVTVMETADEGGAWGIALLAAYMINKAEDQPLDDYLNKTVFANQQATTIAPQQEDVESFELFMERYKAGLPIERAAVDHLNEVY from the coding sequence ATGAGTCAACAAATTAGACAATCTATTGAAGCAGGTAAAACATCACTTGGAATAGAGCTTGGTTCAACAAGAATTAAAGCAGTATTAATTGGTGAAGATCATAATCCGATCGCTGTTGGAAGTCATGAGTGGGAGAATAGTCTTGTCGATGGCATTTGGACTTATAGTGTTGATGAAATTTGGAATGGCTTACAAAACAGTTATCAAGAAGTAGCACAAGTTGTAAAAGATAAATATGGTGTACCGTTAAAGAAAATCGGTTCATTAGGTTTTAGTGCGATGATGCACGGTTATATGGCCTTCGATAAAAATGATCAGTTACTTGTTCCGTTTAGAACATGGAGAAACAATATTACTGAACAATCATCAAAAGTATTGACAGAGTTATTTAATTATAATATTCCACAAAGATGGACGATCGCTCATCTTTACCAAGCAATTCTAAATCAAGAAGACCATATTTCAGAACTTAATCATGTGACAACATTAGCGGGTTATGTTCATTGGAAATTAACAGGTGAAAAAGTTTTAGGTGTTGGAGAGGCTTCAGGTGTTTTCCCAATTGATCTTAATACAAAATCATTTAATCAAACAATGATAGATCAATTTAATGAATTGGTTGCACCAAGACAATTGCCATGGAAATTAGAAGACTTATTGGCCAATGTTTTAGTTGCTGGAGAGCACGCGGGTACATTAACAGAAGCGGGGGCAAAATTACTTGACCCAACTGGTCAATTAGAAGCTGGTGTTCCTTTATGTCCACCAGAGGGGGATGCAGGTACTGGTATGGTAGCAACAAATAGTGTTGCGGAGCGTACAGGTAATGTTTCTGCTGGTACATCAGTTTTTGCAATGGTCGTTTTAGAGAAAGAATTAGAAAAAGTTCATACTGAAATTGACCTTGTAACAACGCCTACTGGTAGTTTAGTAGCTATGTCACACTCGAACAACTGTACATCAGATCTTAACGCATGGGTGAACCTATTTGCTGAGTACTCTGAAGCAATGGGTATGGAAGTTGATATGAATGAGATTTACGGTACGCTTTATAATCTAGCATTAAAAGGTGATAAAGATACTGGTGGTCTATTATCCTACGGTTACTTATCTGGTGAACATATAACTGGTTTTGAGCACGGTCGACCGCTATTTGTTCGTTCATCAAATAGTAAATTTACATTAGCGAACTTTATGCGGACTCATTTATTCTCTGCCTTAGGCGCAATGAAGATGGGAATGGATATTTTACTTAAAGAAGAAAAAGTTCAATTAGATGAAATTTTAGGACATGGTGGCTTATTTAAGACTAAGGGAGTAGGCCAACAAATTATGGCTGCTGCTCTTAATACTCCGGTAACAGTTATGGAGACGGCTGATGAAGGCGGTGCTTGGGGAATCGCGCTGCTTGCTGCTTATATGATTAACAAAGCTGAGGATCAGCCATTAGATGATTACTTAAACAAAACAGTATTCGCTAATCAACAAGCAACAACAATTGCACCACAGCAGGAAGATGTCGAGAGCTTTGAATTATTTATGGAACGATACAAGGCTGGATTACCAATTGAACGTGCAGCTGTAGATCACTTAAATGAAGTCTATTAA
- a CDS encoding MerR family DNA-binding transcriptional regulator, translating to MRTSEIAKLSSVHPNTVRLYEEWGYLSPAPREPNGYSVYSELHLKQMKIARLAFRQEFIRNNLQKQASRIVRLSGQEKFKASLQQSTEIL from the coding sequence ATGAGAACTAGTGAAATTGCGAAACTTTCTAGTGTTCATCCCAATACTGTACGACTATATGAAGAGTGGGGGTATCTTTCACCTGCACCGAGAGAGCCGAATGGTTATAGCGTTTATTCTGAACTTCATCTTAAGCAAATGAAGATCGCCAGACTTGCTTTTAGACAAGAATTTATTCGGAATAATTTGCAGAAGCAAGCATCAAGAATCGTTAGACTTAGTGGGCAAGAAAAGTTCAAGGCCAGCTTACAACAAAGTACGGAAATTCTATAA
- a CDS encoding SDR family NAD(P)-dependent oxidoreductase yields the protein MGRLDGKVAIITGGSAGMGASNVRMFVKEGAKVVFTDLNIEDGKKLEEELGGNAIFIEQDVSKSADWDKVVEKAEAEFGPVDILVNNAGIALTLPLEEMTEEQYQKVIDVNQLSIFLGMKKVLPSMKKTKAGSIINISSIAGMAGMYGGMAYSASKFAVRGMTRSAAAELGKYNIRVNSVHPGAIQTAMIEQPDSRAAIEAIKEKTPLGKIGSVEDSSYLIVYLASDESSFTTGSEFVFDGGVTAII from the coding sequence ATGGGTAGATTAGATGGAAAAGTTGCAATTATTACTGGTGGATCAGCTGGAATGGGCGCATCAAATGTTAGAATGTTTGTTAAAGAAGGTGCCAAAGTAGTCTTTACCGATTTGAATATCGAAGACGGTAAAAAACTAGAAGAAGAGCTTGGTGGAAATGCAATCTTCATCGAGCAGGATGTAAGTAAATCAGCTGATTGGGATAAAGTAGTCGAGAAGGCTGAAGCAGAATTTGGTCCTGTTGATATTTTAGTAAATAACGCTGGTATTGCACTTACACTTCCTTTAGAGGAAATGACTGAAGAGCAATATCAAAAAGTAATTGATGTTAACCAACTTTCAATATTCCTTGGCATGAAAAAAGTTTTACCATCTATGAAGAAAACAAAAGCCGGATCAATAATTAACATTTCTTCAATAGCAGGAATGGCTGGTATGTATGGAGGGATGGCATATAGTGCGTCTAAATTCGCTGTTCGTGGTATGACACGTTCTGCTGCAGCTGAATTAGGTAAATATAATATCCGTGTTAACTCTGTTCATCCTGGCGCGATTCAAACAGCTATGATAGAACAGCCTGATAGTAGGGCTGCAATTGAAGCGATTAAAGAAAAAACACCGTTAGGAAAGATTGGATCGGTGGAAGATTCATCATACTTAATTGTTTATTTGGCTTCAGATGAGTCATCATTTACAACTGGTTCAGAGTTTGTCTTTGATGGTGGCGTAACTGCGATTATATAA
- a CDS encoding IS4 family transposase: MDKNTTKSTISELIKLINERTFLELSNVMDIDKYVKKLTAYRFFQLMIMAQIYEIKSLTSVSKQTKDKQDMKRQLAFESISTSQLSRKLSQLPSVLFENTFLYLTNKIQLKMSYSSPLIRHITRLKVIDSTTMSMCLSQYPWATFRKTKAGVRLHARVVVTKDDTIPDRAKLLPAIHSDRSQMDELIDTDLDTIYLFDRGYIDYKQFEKLCLSETQFLTRLKKNAEIEVLSEQVPDPDQLIFKDQDVYLGNDVSGTKMGQPLRLIETEDAEGNSVTIVTNCFGLSAKEIGDLYRYRWKIETFFKWMKQHLKLKTFYGKSQNAVYNQIWIALITYCLTVLIQHNTGHSGQLLDVKKTLENLLFESYETFVKTLFRPPTRTSKGRRKYDFEHEFRILMKQYIEGEVDHLDTLDFDPLFV; encoded by the coding sequence ATGGACAAGAATACCACAAAATCTACAATTAGTGAACTAATTAAACTGATTAATGAACGAACATTTTTAGAGTTAAGCAACGTCATGGATATCGATAAGTATGTCAAAAAGCTGACGGCTTACCGATTCTTTCAACTCATGATCATGGCACAAATTTATGAAATTAAAAGTTTAACAAGTGTTTCGAAACAAACGAAAGATAAGCAAGACATGAAACGACAATTAGCGTTTGAAAGTATCAGTACGTCTCAATTGTCTCGAAAATTAAGTCAATTACCATCTGTACTATTCGAGAATACTTTCTTATATTTAACAAATAAAATCCAACTGAAAATGTCTTATTCGTCACCACTTATTCGTCATATTACCCGATTAAAAGTGATTGATTCAACGACAATGAGCATGTGTCTTAGCCAATATCCTTGGGCGACATTTCGAAAGACGAAAGCAGGTGTTCGACTACATGCGAGAGTCGTTGTTACCAAAGATGATACGATACCTGATCGAGCGAAGTTATTACCAGCGATCCATTCGGACCGCTCACAAATGGACGAATTAATCGATACTGATTTAGACACCATTTACTTATTTGATCGAGGTTACATCGACTATAAGCAATTTGAAAAGCTTTGTCTTTCGGAAACACAATTTTTGACACGGCTCAAAAAGAATGCTGAAATCGAAGTCCTTTCAGAACAAGTTCCTGATCCAGATCAGCTTATTTTTAAAGACCAAGATGTCTATTTAGGTAACGACGTATCTGGAACGAAAATGGGTCAGCCACTACGATTAATTGAAACAGAAGACGCTGAAGGCAACAGCGTTACGATTGTAACAAATTGTTTTGGGCTATCCGCCAAAGAAATTGGTGATCTCTATCGTTATCGCTGGAAAATAGAAACGTTTTTCAAATGGATGAAACAACATTTAAAACTAAAAACGTTTTATGGTAAAAGTCAAAATGCGGTTTACAATCAAATCTGGATTGCCTTAATTACTTACTGTTTAACCGTTTTAATCCAACATAATACGGGTCACAGTGGCCAGCTTCTCGATGTCAAAAAAACGTTGGAGAATCTGTTGTTCGAAAGTTACGAGACGTTTGTCAAAACATTGTTTCGCCCACCTACACGCACTTCGAAAGGCCGACGGAAATATGATTTTGAACACGAATTTCGCATCCTTATGAAACAATACATCGAAGGCGAGGTGGATCACTTAGATACACTTGATTTTGACCCATTGTTTGTTTAA
- a CDS encoding AAC(3) family N-acetyltransferase codes for MYTKEHLINDLKRLGINKFGTLKVHSSFKSIGNVEGGPETVLDSLSEYMADGLLVLPTHTWAYINQGNPDYHVDNSESNVGILTELFRHRESVVRSLHPTHSVAALGKDAEEFIKNAHKHDTPCARTSPYGKLLDRHAQIMLLGVDLTKNTFIHGIEEWVDIPGRVTDTHEQLYSIDSDGTKHSVPSRRHFGKTWSDHFWKVDDYLLKLGAMHIGKFGDADVRICDTVKMTEIITLMLEIDPLLFEDIEPLTEEFSKEFEVRWNERKN; via the coding sequence ATGTATACGAAAGAGCATTTAATCAATGACTTGAAGCGACTTGGTATTAACAAGTTCGGTACGTTAAAAGTTCACTCATCATTTAAGAGTATTGGTAATGTTGAGGGTGGTCCAGAGACTGTTCTAGATAGTCTATCTGAATATATGGCTGACGGACTACTTGTTTTACCAACACATACATGGGCATACATAAATCAAGGTAATCCGGACTACCATGTTGATAACTCTGAGTCAAACGTTGGTATATTGACTGAATTATTTAGACATCGCGAAAGCGTTGTCAGATCGCTACACCCGACACACTCAGTCGCTGCATTAGGTAAGGATGCTGAAGAGTTTATTAAGAATGCGCACAAGCATGACACACCTTGTGCAAGAACATCACCTTACGGAAAATTATTAGATCGCCATGCTCAAATTATGCTTTTAGGAGTCGATCTAACGAAAAATACATTTATTCACGGGATTGAAGAATGGGTTGATATTCCGGGTCGAGTAACTGATACGCATGAGCAGCTATACAGTATCGATTCAGACGGTACTAAACATTCTGTACCATCTAGAAGACACTTTGGCAAGACATGGTCGGATCATTTCTGGAAAGTAGATGACTATTTACTCAAATTAGGTGCCATGCATATTGGTAAATTTGGAGATGCCGACGTTCGTATTTGTGACACTGTAAAAATGACTGAAATTATTACGTTAATGCTTGAAATTGACCCATTACTTTTTGAGGATATTGAGCCATTGACGGAGGAATTTTCAAAAGAATTTGAAGTAAGATGGAATGAGCGGAAAAACTAA
- a CDS encoding glycoside hydrolase family 2 TIM barrel-domain containing protein, producing MNTCILFNDNWSFAKTPLDEVSINELDFKPIEVPHDWLIYQTEDLYENSIGWYRRSFTYDQTEKIILRFDGVYMDSTLYVNGKYVGEWKYGYSAFEHDITDQLYQGDNEILLKVVYQSPNSRWYTGAGIYRNVWLKTRGKNYIESDGIYISTKERGTNWAIEIETDLSLTEQVKVKHELFNQDEKITETIETALSSQTIEQKLLVTDPNLWSPEEPNLYELRTSLIDQSNKLIEKQVHRIGFRTIELDPNKGLIFNGEQLKINGVCEHHDLGALGAAFNPVALRRRFQILKEMGVNAIRTAHNMPAKELMDLADEFGFLIVSEAFDMWERPKTEYDYARFFKDWAYRDVKSWVKRDRNHPSLIMWGIGNEVYDTHAGERGLEVTQMLKDYVEKFDPKQNAFVTFGSNYLPWENTRRAADLLKVVGYNYGDKYYDEHHKQFPDWVIYGSETVSVVQSRGVYHFPLEEPILADDDEQCSALGNSATSWGARSHEASIIAHRDARYTLGQFIWTGFDYIGEPTPYHTKNSYFGQIDTATFPKDTYYIYQANWTDYKSNPMIHIFPYWDFNPGQIIDVRVASNAPKVELKLNGKSLGVKEIDHQSGTELIPTWKVRYEVGELTAIAYDENDQIIATDQERSFTDAKKVVLSADKEQLIADGQDLIFVEISTEDEAGNQVKNATNRVNVEVNGAGRLIGLDNGDSTDIDQYKGTSRRLFSGKLMAIIAATDELGLIEVNVRSKDLVSAKLTLEAIPSDKGNERDHVFIANQPTQVKVGQIDEVPVRKIEIKSKSGLQLSPNQTEVNFEAILYPLNTTYQSVEWSVVTDRGIKSNIAEIESDGLKSKVKAVGDGKFRVRCTTKNGTNKVKLISELDMEASGLGEAYKNPYEFVSAGLYDDYVGEVTSGNERGIATSRDGETIIGYHKIDFGKSGSDLITIPIFALSDEEYPIEIWEGMPDQPDSTLLADVIYQKESIWNVYQSDTYRLSKRLTGLTSIYFRLRAKVHIKGFSFTPFKRGLEQHLVTEADHIYGDTFELKDTMVEKIGNNVSFVFEEMDFGEEGISSVTVYGHSPIDKNTIHVRFIDDKEQTNQVIEFTESNEYEERKYQLAPVKGKQTVMFIFLPGSHFNFGWFKFE from the coding sequence TTGAACACATGTATTCTTTTTAATGACAATTGGTCGTTTGCAAAAACTCCTTTGGACGAGGTTTCTATTAATGAACTAGACTTTAAACCAATTGAAGTACCGCATGATTGGTTAATCTATCAAACAGAAGATTTATATGAGAATAGTATCGGTTGGTATAGAAGAAGTTTCACATATGATCAAACTGAAAAAATCATTTTACGGTTTGATGGTGTCTACATGGATTCAACTTTGTACGTAAATGGTAAGTATGTTGGAGAGTGGAAATACGGTTATTCTGCATTTGAGCATGATATAACGGATCAACTTTATCAGGGTGATAATGAAATATTGTTAAAGGTTGTTTATCAAAGTCCAAATAGTCGTTGGTATACAGGTGCTGGAATTTACCGAAATGTCTGGCTGAAAACACGTGGGAAAAATTATATCGAATCGGATGGTATTTATATTTCTACAAAAGAGCGGGGTACCAATTGGGCAATTGAAATTGAAACAGATTTATCACTTACTGAGCAAGTAAAAGTAAAGCATGAGTTATTTAATCAAGATGAAAAAATAACTGAAACGATCGAGACCGCTTTAAGTAGTCAAACAATCGAACAAAAATTACTTGTTACAGATCCCAATCTATGGTCTCCTGAAGAGCCTAATTTGTATGAATTAAGAACATCATTAATAGATCAATCAAATAAATTAATAGAAAAGCAGGTTCATCGGATTGGATTTCGCACGATTGAACTAGACCCAAATAAAGGGCTAATTTTTAACGGAGAACAACTGAAAATTAATGGTGTTTGTGAACACCATGATTTAGGTGCACTAGGTGCAGCATTTAATCCAGTTGCACTAAGACGTCGCTTTCAGATTTTAAAGGAAATGGGCGTCAATGCTATTCGTACTGCTCACAATATGCCAGCAAAAGAATTGATGGATTTAGCAGACGAATTTGGTTTTCTGATTGTATCTGAAGCTTTTGACATGTGGGAACGACCGAAAACAGAATATGATTATGCTCGATTTTTCAAGGATTGGGCTTATCGTGATGTGAAGAGCTGGGTTAAACGTGATCGCAACCATCCAAGCTTAATCATGTGGGGAATTGGTAATGAGGTTTATGATACACATGCTGGTGAGAGAGGCTTGGAAGTCACGCAAATGCTGAAAGACTATGTTGAAAAATTTGATCCAAAGCAAAATGCTTTTGTGACATTTGGGTCAAATTATTTACCATGGGAAAACACGAGAAGAGCAGCTGATTTATTAAAAGTTGTTGGTTATAACTATGGTGATAAATATTATGATGAACACCATAAACAATTTCCAGATTGGGTGATTTATGGAAGTGAAACAGTATCTGTTGTCCAAAGTCGTGGGGTATATCATTTTCCACTAGAAGAACCGATTTTAGCTGATGATGATGAACAATGCTCTGCACTTGGTAATAGTGCAACAAGTTGGGGTGCTCGTTCTCATGAAGCGTCGATTATTGCTCATCGTGATGCACGATATACCCTTGGTCAATTTATTTGGACAGGTTTTGATTATATTGGAGAACCAACGCCATATCATACAAAAAATTCATATTTTGGGCAGATTGATACAGCTACATTTCCTAAAGATACGTATTATATTTATCAGGCGAATTGGACCGATTATAAATCAAACCCGATGATTCATATTTTCCCATATTGGGACTTCAATCCAGGTCAAATAATCGATGTCAGAGTTGCAAGTAATGCACCAAAGGTAGAACTAAAACTGAATGGAAAGTCGTTAGGTGTTAAAGAAATTGACCACCAATCTGGAACTGAACTTATTCCAACATGGAAGGTACGATATGAAGTAGGTGAGTTGACAGCGATTGCTTATGATGAAAATGACCAAATCATCGCTACAGATCAAGAACGTTCATTTACTGATGCTAAGAAGGTCGTGTTATCTGCTGATAAGGAACAATTAATTGCTGATGGACAAGACTTAATTTTTGTTGAAATTAGTACGGAAGATGAAGCGGGTAATCAAGTTAAAAATGCCACAAATCGCGTCAATGTTGAAGTAAATGGAGCTGGTCGTTTAATTGGATTAGATAATGGTGATAGTACAGATATTGATCAATATAAAGGAACAAGCCGCAGGTTATTTAGTGGAAAATTAATGGCGATCATTGCAGCAACAGATGAGCTTGGCCTTATTGAAGTGAATGTGCGTTCAAAAGATTTAGTTAGCGCTAAATTAACCCTCGAAGCAATTCCGAGTGATAAGGGCAATGAACGAGATCATGTTTTTATAGCTAATCAACCAACTCAGGTGAAAGTCGGCCAAATAGATGAAGTACCTGTAAGAAAAATTGAAATTAAAAGTAAATCTGGTCTTCAGTTATCACCAAACCAAACTGAAGTTAATTTTGAGGCGATACTATACCCTTTAAATACAACATATCAAAGTGTTGAGTGGAGTGTCGTTACAGATAGAGGCATTAAATCAAACATTGCTGAAATTGAAAGTGATGGATTAAAATCAAAGGTTAAGGCTGTTGGTGATGGAAAGTTTCGTGTCCGCTGTACTACAAAAAATGGCACAAATAAAGTTAAATTAATTTCTGAATTAGATATGGAAGCATCGGGTTTAGGTGAAGCCTATAAAAATCCATATGAATTCGTCTCAGCTGGATTATATGATGATTACGTGGGCGAAGTGACAAGTGGAAATGAACGAGGGATTGCAACAAGTCGAGATGGTGAAACGATTATTGGTTATCATAAAATTGATTTTGGCAAAAGTGGTTCGGATTTAATCACAATTCCGATCTTTGCTTTGAGTGATGAGGAGTATCCGATTGAAATATGGGAAGGAATGCCTGATCAACCAGATAGCACGCTTTTAGCAGATGTTATTTACCAGAAAGAATCGATTTGGAATGTCTATCAATCAGATACTTATCGTTTATCAAAACGTCTGACAGGTTTAACATCAATCTATTTCCGCCTAAGAGCAAAAGTCCATATTAAAGGTTTTTCATTTACACCTTTTAAACGAGGATTAGAGCAACATCTAGTCACTGAAGCTGATCATATTTATGGTGATACATTTGAATTAAAAGACACAATGGTTGAGAAAATCGGCAATAATGTGTCATTTGTCTTTGAAGAAATGGACTTTGGTGAAGAAGGTATATCTTCAGTTACTGTTTACGGTCATTCACCAATTGATAAAAATACCATTCATGTTCGGTTTATTGATGACAAAGAACAAACTAATCAAGTTATTGAATTCACCGAATCAAATGAATATGAAGAGCGAAAATATCAATTAGCACCTGTTAAAGGTAAGCAAACAGTGATGTTTATTTTTCTACCAGGTAGCCACTTCAACTTCGGATGGTTTAAATTCGAGTAA
- a CDS encoding helix-turn-helix transcriptional regulator produces MYSAEKILILDLLKILHKHTDEDHRLAQKEIREILKTEYNTTVSRKTVKNNIEKLIRYSERADANEILYRTKTRKIKTKDSNKEDELEVLSDFGYVHDFTYGELRLIIDSILFSKQIPSRQRKELIEKLENLSSKHFNSRINHIRTASSNGPVNHELFNNIEILDEAITHSKKVSFRYNKYTVDEKSNLVLQSQTNRDGEAREYTINPYQMVATNGRYYLICNNDRYDTISHYRVDRITNLKILSETRKPMREVKGLEHGLDLSKHMEEHIYMFTGESTSVRLRFHKNFLNEFIDWFGTENISFSDHAEEEVTARVTVNEIAMRKWALQYALHVRVLSPASLVDEIKADIDQARENYQ; encoded by the coding sequence ATGTACAGTGCTGAAAAAATACTCATACTAGATTTATTGAAAATATTACATAAACATACAGATGAAGATCATAGATTAGCTCAGAAAGAAATAAGGGAAATATTGAAAACAGAATATAATACTACTGTGAGTAGAAAAACGGTTAAAAATAATATAGAAAAACTGATTAGATATAGTGAACGAGCCGATGCGAATGAAATTTTATATCGTACAAAAACGCGGAAGATTAAAACTAAAGATTCAAACAAAGAAGATGAATTGGAAGTACTTTCTGACTTTGGCTATGTTCATGATTTTACCTATGGCGAACTTCGCCTTATTATCGACAGTATCCTTTTTTCCAAACAAATTCCTAGTCGTCAACGTAAAGAGTTAATTGAGAAATTGGAAAATCTATCGAGCAAGCATTTTAATTCGAGAATAAATCATATACGGACTGCGTCTAGTAATGGACCTGTTAATCATGAGTTGTTTAATAATATCGAAATTCTAGATGAAGCGATAACTCATTCTAAGAAAGTTTCTTTTAGATACAATAAATACACAGTTGATGAGAAATCAAATTTAGTTTTACAGTCCCAAACAAATCGTGATGGAGAAGCTAGAGAATATACAATAAACCCCTATCAAATGGTTGCGACAAATGGGCGCTATTACCTAATCTGCAACAATGATCGATACGACACTATCTCCCACTATCGAGTTGATCGGATTACGAATCTTAAAATACTTTCAGAAACAAGGAAGCCAATGAGAGAAGTAAAGGGGCTGGAACATGGGCTAGATCTGTCCAAACATATGGAAGAACATATATATATGTTTACAGGAGAATCTACTTCCGTTCGTTTAAGATTTCATAAAAATTTTCTCAATGAATTTATCGATTGGTTTGGGACAGAAAATATAAGTTTTTCTGATCATGCTGAAGAAGAAGTCACTGCCAGAGTTACCGTAAATGAAATAGCAATGAGAAAATGGGCCTTGCAATATGCCCTCCATGTCAGAGTATTATCACCTGCGAGTTTAGTAGATGAAATAAAAGCAGATATCGATCAAGCACGAGAAAACTATCAATAA